TCATCAAAAGGATAAAAGAGATCAAATCAGGGTATGCATGCAAatgtttatctgtttttctAGTGTTGCTTTGTCTtataaattatcattattttgagTCTTGCTGCTAATGCAAAATGTCTTTTACTCTCTCCCAGCTACCCACAGGATTTCAAGGACAAAAGTGagtgtttgtctttctgtttacatgtgttcACATAGCTGCACCATACCACAACTTTGCCATCCATACCCATCACTTTCTTCGTCCTAGCAGGTGGAGAAGACTcagatgatgaggaagaggttGACAGCAACAATGACGGAGGGTCTCTGCACTCAGAGCGCACAGACAAGGATGAAGAGGCTTGCGAAGGTACTGTAAGCCTCAAGCACTTAGTCGGCTTTGGCTTCCTGTGAAACTTGAACATGCTGAGGATTTAGCGACTGAACACTGCACCCTgacatgaataaatacacaaatattcaAGTCTTCATATGGGAGAAAGTGATTTTGAGGGGCACAATGAGGCAGACATTCCAACTGTAACTTGGCAACATACTTGGGAAGCAATTTGGGGGCACAACTGCTGCTCCCACCTCCCCTTTCACCCCACCCCTTTGACAGCAAGAGCATGCTTTATTACTCCCAGTCACAGCCCAGGGACAGAAAATTATTGCCATGGCTATAGTTTGAGAAAACACATTCCTCAATGTACAGTAGCCTTTACCGCGTATGCTCTACCATGGTAATCTATACAAGATTTTATATTTACCTTTTTGAATAGAGTATGAGGGAGAGCCTTGTGAAATGGTGGTTAGGGGTCTGGGTTTTATGGGCTGTAAGCAGCTGCCAGTTTTATGGCCACTCTTTCACACAAAGCAACTTTGACACAGCAGTTGAACATTTGCATTGAAGTTGCACTCTGTGGAGGGAATCTCCTTTAGTGAGAAGCAAAAACATTGTTCAGTGGACTCTTCCCAGGCCTCAGCTATTAATTTTAACAGCCCAGAACCCATCTGATCATGTCCAACATTTTTTAATGAGTTTCACATATAATGCTCAGATATTAAAACTATTTTGAAAGGACTTGACGGTAGCATTTGGATTTATGATACttaaagaggaaagagagaaagtggagCGTTTCTGATGTGCTGCTTTAAAAGCTGTAGTTCCTGTAATGCTTAAGCAATAGTGTATTTAATTGCTAAAATTAATCTTCTGCTCAGTTTCTCTTCTGACTTCCCATCCAGGTGCCCAGCAGTCTCCACCTGTGGCGGCTCAGGACCTGGTGTCTGTTTTTAAGGCAGGATACCTCGAGAAACGCAGAAAGGGTAGGAACCTACCAGATACttattaggattttttttctctttttttggatTAATGGGAGTAATCATTTATCTTAAAGAAAACGAAGAATGATATGGCTCTTTTATGCTGAGATTCCTGTTATCTTCTCTCTGTAGATCACAGCTTCTTTGGCACAGAGTGGCAGAAGAGATGGTGTGCTCTAAGCAGCAATATATTCTACTATTATGGAAGTGAGAAAGGTaggttttttgtagttttttgtaTTCACATTGGTTTAAGATGTCTTTGGAACTGCATGCTGTGGTGGAAATTATAAAGTCAGCGGTTTGGTATTCTGCTTTACTTTCTCAGATTGTCGACAGTGGCATTGCATTTGCTTTACCTTAACTATTATAACTGTTTTcaaccttttttaaaaaaaaaagataagcaGCAGAAGGGCGAGTTTGCAATTGATGGCTACAATGTCAAAATGAACAACACCTTACGGAAAGATTCAAAGAAAGACTGCTGCTTTGAAATATCGGCTCCTGACAAGCGAGTCTATCAGGTAAGGTAGTCCCTTGGTGATTAGTTTGAGTATTTGCAGTCGCTGCTGAGCTAAATGTAACCCTTCTGTGAAAACCAAAGGTGGACTTGAGATGTAAAACTTGGCAAGCTATGTTTGTACTTGCACTTcattaaatctttatttttaaaacctagtcattcacttgacactGCTACTTTTGCAATGGCTCAACCTGACATGCAtatttaaaaagtcaaaatgagtGTTTCTAACACATCCAGGCTCTTCCGTGTGGAATGTTTTACTATGCATAAATGCaatattatttgtttatgttaatTAATATATGTAGAACTGCAGATTGGTCTGAGTGcagttttcatttctctcctctttcatcgCAGTTTTGTGCGTCATCTCCGAAAGAGGCGGAGGAATGGGTGAAACAGATAgactttgttttgaaaggtcTGAGCATTTTCAATTATGTGGCCACATTATCTATGGACCTGTTATGTAGCAAccacatttatttctttgtgaATGCAAATTTAAGTAGAGACCAAATTCCAACCCCGtattctatgtgtgtgtatgtccgcATTTTCGTATATAATGATGCAGATATGACAGGCATCATCCCAGAGGAAGACTATGAAGAGCAGGAGATGTATGATGATGTTGGCCCGACTACAGCTGAGTCTGCGCCCATTGACGAAGACATCTATGAAGAACTCCCAGGTTCAACCACAAAGCTGCTTTGTCTGCAAAATTTGATCACTGTGTCCATTTCAGACGGGCTGCAGAACATGAACACATGGCTTGTGCCTTCTTAATATAATTGAATTTCCCTATGTGAGTGGTATACTGGTATACCACTCACATAGGGAAATGGTATGATATATCATTGTCCACTCTGTCAAAATccttttcctgctgcacagtAGTTGAAGAGAACGCTGTAATCTCTTAAATAAATTCTTGCTGATGCAGcaatattgtctttttctccaGAGGAGGAACTTCCTACTCCTCCAAAGCCTCGTCCAAAGGTGGAACCATCAAGCAAACCcgctcctcctgctgcaggtACATAATACAATTTTGTGGCTGGTTGCAACAAACTGCACAGATAAGAATGCACAGATAATAAAATTTCTGTTTAGTTTGTAGATATATAATGTAGGTGATGTAGTAACATGCGATGTGGCTATAAGGGGAGAGTGGATAAGATGAGGCTAGGATCAACAAAAAAGCTCTCTGTAATATGCTGGCTTCTTCTGTTAACAAGCAAGCCTAACTTTATTGGCCACCGGCAAGAAGAAGTGATGTTTACAAAGAGGAAGTTTATGTGAACATGCAAACTGAAAGTTAACACAACAGTGGAAATAACTCTGTTAAGTTAGTCAACTTCCTGTTTGTCTTAAAATAATTCACATATTAGTATCTCATGGgtgaaaataaactgttttgttGTCAGACCTCACATAAGAAGCTATTAATAAAGGGTCATGTGCATATTTGTGAAATCCCTATAACATTAACAGGCCATTCCAGTAAGGGTCACCACAGAACAGTAAATTACCAGCTTCATGGGCTTGCGGACTCCCATACTTAAGTTCAGGCCATAGATGGAGATCTGTAAATTGGCAGAGAAGTGGAAACAGGAGTTGCTGAGAGACTCGGACCTGTCTTGCCTGCCAGCCTCTGGTTGCAGTTGGTGCCTCCTATTCTTTTATTGGCTCTCCACTGCCTCCTGTTGGGTTTGCACAGGAGTTACAGTCACTACTGTGTTAAACCTATGGACTCAGACGGAAGTAATTAGTGCCACCAGAAAATAAATTTCCTGATCTGTTATCATCTTCTTGCACCTTTCCTCTCAGTTAACAAGAAGAGCACAGACTACTCGAACTACTACCAGGGCCTGTGGGATTGTACAGGAGACCACCCTGATGAGCTGTCCTTCAAACGAGGAGATGCCATTTACATCCTGAGTAAGGTACGGCTGCTGAAACCCTCCTTGTCATAAGTTCATTTGGTTTGAGGTCTCTTGATGCAAAGTAAAGCCAGTGTTTGCACAAGCCCAATTGTCGTGCGAGTGTTATGAGATTCTTCTCATATTTAGAGAGGTTTTGCTGGGACCAGACCACCTAAAGTGAGGAGTTATTTCTAGGCCCTCAGAGGACCTGACTGTTCATATCCTTTACTGGCAGCGCCTGGCCTGCAGCCTGGAGGTGGATGGCTGATGGCAACAGGCAGGCTGGGTTAGATCCTCACTCGGGTGTTGTGATGGGGATTAGTTGTGTCACAACGGAAACTGTTTTAGTGTTGCTGGCGGAGGCTGGGCCTGGCTGGCATGCTGCGCCGTTCCATCACTTCCATCTGGAGCGTTTCAGCACGCTGCCACTGCTGCCATGCCAGGCGCTGAGCAGGCCTCAGCCCACACACCTCTCAGACGTCTCTCTCACCTCGCCAGGCAGGGCTTTAATAGGAATGTGTGTTCTCAGGAAACCCAGGCGCAGTCCGCCACTCTATTCAGAGCAGGTGAGGACGTGTAGTGGACGCACAATTTCCGAGGCTTGTCGGCTAGGTGTGGGTGCCAGGTGTGGAGAACTGAGAGGCTGTTCTTTGCCTTTATTATGTAACTAAACAGGAGCCCTTTTGTGTTGAAGTGGTTTATATGCACATAGCATTGGATTTCTTGTAATACATTTgctagtttgatgtagttggacaGCAAATAAGTTTAGGAATTATGAACCTTttgatgcatgcatgcaggtttatataaaaatgtgtgaccTGTGGACAGTCTAGACTggctttgttttctctttcacaaATTGGTCTGCTTATTTGGAGTGGGTAGTCAACTGAGAGGCattgaagtctttttttttttttaaattcaagtctgccatctagtggctaaTAACCAGAATGAAggttgaaaaacattttatcactGCTGAATACCAAAAAAGAACACCTTTCTAAAgtgcacaaataaaatattgtattcTTTTGATGATCATATTGGCTGATAATAATGTAGCTTCATATTCACTCAGAACCTTGGGAAGagaccagtgcacaaagcagccagATCTATGAACGCTCATTTTCCGACTGCCTGTTTATTACTCTTTTTTCCTTGTGTGGAAAGAACCAAGAATCAAGTTGCCCTTTCACTTAGACTGGGAGTGCCATTAGCTGAAACCTTGGTGTTGGGGGTTGTGGCCTGCTGGGAGGGCAATGACCATAAAACCTGTCTGGACTGCAGCGGCCAGCTGCAGCTGAAGGGCCAGCCGactccttcctcccccctccttctctctcctccttcattcTCCTTTCTCTTGCTTCCCCGTGTCCCTCCCCCATTCCACAGTCCAGAAATAGATGTAGTGTTACAGCTGCGAGACCCCCCAGTCAGGCTGGGGCGTTGATTACAAGGCCTGACTGACTGAGAGAGTGTGTTGTCAGGATAAGCAGCACCCCTCCCAGCCTGGTGCACCTCACAGCACATAAAACTAATCTAGAGATGTAACATCGCACTTAGCTTGAGTGGCTGGAGTGGTTGCTAAGATGTAAACACTGTCCAAATATAATGCAGTGCTATTGTGGATACTGTGGCTTGCCTGATTCCTGTTCCACATCTTGTGTTGGCAAACTGATACATGAGCTCTTGACTGTTTCATTCAGCAGGATCAAAGTTGTGGGATGGTGGTGTTAGCTAAATTAGTGTATTTGTGCTGGTGagtgtgttgtcacagtgtggGGTCCCTTCCTCAAGCTCTCATTAGTCCTCTGCACCTCTGTATATGTGTTCCCGTGTTGTATCCCGCACTCACTCAAGCATGACTTATTTGTCAGCCACTGCAGAGCTGAACTACACAATGAGGTGTTGCCATTTTCAAAGGCTAGCGGCAGGAAGTCATAATGTGCACgcacactctgcctctctctctttgtctcacctacacacacacacactcacctcatGTCAATCTACTATATGGTTCTCCAGGGACTCaggacaaaatgtcattttcatcatGTGACACATTAATGAAATGAATGTGACATTTACTGTTTGTGTATTGCAGTAATTTATGTATgatgtttaatttgttgttaaTTATTCAGATGTAGTAACTGCGCTTTGTTGTATTCATATCATTGTCTGGCTGTAGTGTTGTGACATGGACAGTAAGCCAAGCACCTTTGTCTGGTATGATGAATGGTCTGTCACCAGGCAACTCAAGTCAATGTTGGCCATTACTGTTGGCCTAATCTCCCCATGTCTGACGTTATAGGAGCACTTACATCCATTTCTCCCTCATGGGAATGAGCAGACACTTCCCCCTGTCTCTCCTTGTCCCTGAGTTTTGGCGTGGATTTGAAACATTGTGCAGGTCCCTCTTCCCTCAGCCGTGGCAGCATGTGATCTCCGGTGTGATTCATGTCCTGGGACGACTTTGATGTGAGGTCAGGCTCTTAGCCAAAGGGAGAGGGGCACTCTGTGCTCATCTCAGATCTCTCCACACAGTGCCCTCCTTACATCTCAGCATACTGACAGCCATTTGGAGCTATTACTTGTCATGCTGTGACAGATTTATGTGTGATGTGCTCTATGCACGCTGACGTTTTCATGTGGGAtggagggaagtgtgtgtgcagcctcaaAATTGACGCCAGGAACCGAGCTGAGAAAGAGAACAGGAAATGTAAAGTTGTCAGTGGGATGAAGGGAATTTTGCGGAGATGGGCGTGAGacgagaagagagagaagagcttGAGACTGCGAATAGAAAGTAAACATGTTATGCTATAGTGTTAGTGGCAAGGAGAGTGTCAGATGTCATTTGCTCTGCTTGTCGTGATttttgattctgtttttgttcacaGTACCACCCAGTCTCAAGGTCACCAGCACGAGCAGTTTCCCACAAGCCAAAGTGCTGCTTTCGCTGCCTTGGGAATTGGCCCAGTATCTCAAAATGTCTCAATACTAATACTatactaaaatacaaaaaaaaaaaaaaaaaaaaaaaattaaatttaaaaaaataccctGAAAGAGAGAATATATTAATAGACTCCTTGGTCAAAAGATTTGACTGCTGTTCTTTGTACTTCCTGTGTTTCATAAGATTTTGcattaatgtttttctttcactctcttctcctccttctctctgtgtttcccccTTTGTCCTGTTTCCCTCAGGAGTATCAGAGCTTTGGCTGGTGGGTTGGAGAGTTGAAGGGCACTATAGGAATTGTCCCCAAAGATTACCTCATGGAGCTGTATGCTCTATAAAGACACCCAGCGTAAGTCTGTCAGACCTCACAGCACAAACATGGACAGAACATCTGTGATGTTTTGGAAAGCAACTTAATCATTACATGCATGCTGTGCCATTCAAAGATCAAAACAAAAGGCTCAAAATTTATAACTTGAATGAATGTGTTAAATTGTTTGTCTATAttgacatttctttctttctttctttttaggAACATTCCCTCAGCAATCTTCCAGTATGAAAGAATAATTGTTGGATCAAATGATTTCTATATGACTgcatagataaataaataaacagataaataaacagataaataaataaataaataaatgttgcatATTGTACATTGTAATTTAACTTCACACTATGTCTGCAttgtttggcttgttttctATCCAACATACAATACAATTTTGGcattaaaaaatgcattccaTGAAACATCATGCTTTGGATAATGGCAAATGGCTTTGAATAAAGTTGAATGAAGATTTAAAAAGCTTCGTGTTGGACCATCTTTTAATATCAAACCAAGGTAAGCCACAAGGTGGCAATAGAGTCTCTGCAAAGGTCAGAGATGACACAGTCACAGAGAGGCTGGAGGCACAAACCCaacagggcattttttttttttttttttcaaactgtacACAAAACAATGTAACAATGTGTAATGAGAGTTAACATCAGAGACATAGTGAAGGGGTGTATACTGTagaaattcatttaaaaacctgtgtgaaaaagagatTTGCTGTATTCTTTGCAGGGGGAAAGGAGGGACCCACATATTAGATGCATCATTTatctttttctaattattttatttgtgctaTGTCTTCATCTCTCGTGAGAAATTCTGCTGACTACTGTAAACATGACAGACTTCATACATagtaaatgaatgcaaacagcTTTGCTTTTTCCCAGGTCaatgcagagatttttttttctacaaaagaAGAGTTTAGCTCAGTTGTCAGCACTTTTTTGTCCAAGCTTCAAAGGGACACCATTTTTTACGGCACCTGAGAGA
The Myripristis murdjan chromosome 16, fMyrMur1.1, whole genome shotgun sequence DNA segment above includes these coding regions:
- the skap2 gene encoding src kinase-associated phosphoprotein 2 isoform X2, producing the protein MRAIPEELTTLISDLEAFLSEGLKGESLSKKAKEKREAFIKRIKEIKSGYPQDFKDKSGEDSDDEEEVDSNNDGGSLHSERTDKDEEACEGAQQSPPVAAQDLVSVFKAGYLEKRRKDHSFFGTEWQKRWCALSSNIFYYYGSEKDKQQKGEFAIDGYNVKMNNTLRKDSKKDCCFEISAPDKRVYQFCASSPKEAEEWVKQIDFVLKDMTGIIPEEDYEEQEMYDDVGPTTAESAPIDEDIYEELPEEELPTPPKPRPKVEPSSKPAPPAAVNKKSTDYSNYYQGLWDCTGDHPDELSFKRGDAIYILSKEYQSFGWWVGELKGTIGIVPKDYLMELYAL
- the skap2 gene encoding src kinase-associated phosphoprotein 2 isoform X1 — its product is MRAIPEELTTLISDLEAFLSEGLKGESLSKKAKEKREAFIKRIKEIKSGYPQDFKDKTGGEDSDDEEEVDSNNDGGSLHSERTDKDEEACEGAQQSPPVAAQDLVSVFKAGYLEKRRKDHSFFGTEWQKRWCALSSNIFYYYGSEKDKQQKGEFAIDGYNVKMNNTLRKDSKKDCCFEISAPDKRVYQFCASSPKEAEEWVKQIDFVLKDMTGIIPEEDYEEQEMYDDVGPTTAESAPIDEDIYEELPEEELPTPPKPRPKVEPSSKPAPPAAVNKKSTDYSNYYQGLWDCTGDHPDELSFKRGDAIYILSKEYQSFGWWVGELKGTIGIVPKDYLMELYAL